The following proteins come from a genomic window of Dehalococcoidia bacterium:
- a CDS encoding alanine--glyoxylate aminotransferase family protein, whose translation MNLRIPGPTPCPPEVLSALSTQMVDHRGPEFAAVLERVTAGLKRAFRTENDVLVLTCAGTGGLEAAVVNTLSPGERVLSVSIGEFGKRFAAIAETYGAEVTRLDFEYGQAADPGRLDEALTTDASLSAVLITHNETSTGVTNPLRELAEVVRRHGKLLLVDAVSSMASVPCDVDAWGLDVVVSGSQKGWMVPPGLAFVSMSPRAWRAHDRSRMPRFYLDTGKARESAAKGQTPWTPAVSLFYGMDVALEMLEQEGWESVFARHQCCADVARRGVRRLGLELFADPPFASNTVTTVRAPEGVSVADLRTALRERHEIVLAGGQGPMAGKVFRIGHLGLVTEAEVQAVIDALAVELPKLGFVPPVGIGSSPA comes from the coding sequence GTGAACCTGCGCATCCCCGGTCCCACGCCGTGTCCGCCAGAGGTGTTGTCGGCGCTCAGTACGCAGATGGTCGATCACCGTGGCCCCGAATTCGCCGCGGTGCTGGAGCGCGTGACCGCCGGGCTCAAACGGGCGTTCCGGACCGAGAATGATGTGCTGGTTCTGACCTGCGCCGGCACCGGAGGGCTCGAAGCGGCCGTCGTCAATACCCTGTCCCCGGGTGAGCGCGTGCTCAGCGTCTCGATCGGCGAGTTCGGCAAGCGCTTCGCCGCCATTGCCGAGACGTACGGCGCGGAGGTGACGCGGCTCGATTTCGAGTACGGGCAGGCCGCCGATCCCGGCCGGCTCGATGAGGCGCTGACGACGGATGCCTCGCTTTCGGCCGTGCTGATCACGCACAACGAGACTTCAACCGGGGTCACGAACCCGTTGCGCGAGCTGGCCGAGGTCGTGCGGCGGCACGGGAAGCTGCTGCTGGTCGATGCGGTCAGCAGCATGGCCTCCGTGCCGTGCGACGTCGATGCCTGGGGGCTTGATGTGGTGGTCTCCGGCTCGCAGAAGGGCTGGATGGTGCCGCCGGGCCTGGCGTTTGTCTCCATGAGCCCGCGGGCCTGGCGGGCCCACGACCGCTCGCGCATGCCGCGCTTCTATCTGGACACCGGCAAGGCGCGCGAGTCGGCCGCGAAGGGCCAGACGCCGTGGACGCCGGCAGTCTCATTGTTCTACGGCATGGACGTGGCCCTGGAGATGCTGGAACAGGAAGGCTGGGAGTCGGTGTTTGCCCGACACCAGTGCTGCGCGGACGTCGCCCGCCGCGGCGTGCGCAGGCTGGGTCTGGAGCTGTTCGCCGACCCGCCCTTCGCCTCCAACACCGTGACCACGGTGCGGGCGCCGGAGGGCGTGAGCGTCGCTGATCTGCGCACGGCGCTGCGCGAGCGTCACGAGATCGTGCTTGCCGGCGGACAGGGGCCGATGGCCGGCAAAGTCTTCCGCATCGGTCATCTCGGCCTGGTCACCGAGGCGGAGGTGCAGGCCGTCATCGACGCGCTGGCCGTCGAACTACCGAAGCTCGGCTTCGTGCCGCCCGTCGGCATCGGCAGCAGCCCGGCATAG
- the serA gene encoding phosphoglycerate dehydrogenase — translation MTCRILVADPIAPDGVAILERAGTVDVCTGQSAEQLIARIGGYDALVVRSETKVTAAVIEAGARLQIIGRAGVGVDNIDLDAATLHGIVVVNAPTGNTISAAEHTIGLMLALARHIPRADASLRRGEWKRSDFVGVELRGKTLGIVGLGQVGSEVARRAAGLAMRVIAFDPFVSEERARALGVEAAPFERVLAEADFLTVHTTLTSGTKGLIGAEELRRMKPGVRLINTARGGIIDEAALLDAVKSGHVAGAAIDVFVKEPAPDTILAQDERIVVTPHLGASTSEAQERVAIDVAEQIVGVLGGEPAAYAVNAPMIAPETLSALRPFAEAAVMAGSLATQLSSGQLGAVEIAYTGELSLHDTGLLRAGVIRGLLKPVSEENVTIVNADLVAQHRGLRITERKDPHGADGGSQVAVRVTTSTGATDVAATVEHGEPHIAMLDGMHVDVSPASHNLLILDNQDIPGMIGRVGTLMGEFDINIASMHVGRHRARGRAVMVLQLDEAPTEAQIRRIESIPNVFSARLVRL, via the coding sequence ATGACATGCAGGATTCTCGTGGCCGACCCGATCGCGCCCGACGGTGTGGCGATCCTTGAGCGCGCCGGCACGGTGGATGTGTGCACCGGCCAGTCCGCCGAACAGCTGATCGCCCGCATCGGTGGGTACGACGCGCTGGTCGTGCGCAGCGAGACGAAGGTGACGGCGGCCGTGATCGAGGCGGGCGCGCGGCTGCAAATCATCGGCCGCGCCGGCGTCGGCGTGGACAACATCGACCTCGACGCGGCGACGCTTCATGGCATCGTGGTGGTGAATGCGCCGACCGGAAACACGATCTCGGCGGCGGAACACACGATCGGGTTGATGCTGGCGCTGGCCCGTCACATTCCGCGCGCCGATGCCTCGCTGCGCCGTGGCGAGTGGAAGCGCAGCGACTTCGTCGGCGTCGAGCTGCGCGGCAAGACGCTGGGCATCGTCGGACTGGGGCAGGTGGGTTCGGAGGTCGCGCGCAGGGCTGCCGGGCTGGCGATGCGCGTGATCGCCTTCGATCCGTTCGTCTCCGAGGAACGGGCGCGGGCGCTCGGTGTCGAGGCCGCGCCGTTCGAGCGCGTGCTGGCCGAGGCGGACTTCCTCACCGTCCACACGACGTTGACCTCGGGCACGAAGGGGCTGATCGGCGCCGAGGAGCTGCGCCGCATGAAGCCTGGCGTGCGCCTGATCAACACGGCGCGCGGCGGCATCATCGACGAGGCGGCGCTGCTGGACGCGGTGAAGTCGGGGCACGTTGCCGGCGCGGCGATCGATGTCTTCGTCAAGGAGCCCGCGCCCGACACGATCCTGGCGCAGGACGAGCGCATCGTCGTCACGCCGCACCTCGGCGCCTCGACTTCGGAAGCGCAGGAGCGGGTGGCGATCGACGTGGCCGAACAGATCGTCGGCGTGCTCGGCGGCGAGCCCGCGGCGTATGCGGTCAACGCGCCGATGATCGCGCCGGAGACACTCTCCGCGCTGCGCCCCTTCGCCGAGGCAGCGGTGATGGCCGGCTCGCTGGCGACGCAGCTCAGCAGCGGACAGCTCGGCGCGGTCGAGATCGCCTACACGGGCGAGTTATCGCTGCACGACACGGGCCTGCTGCGCGCCGGCGTGATCCGTGGCCTGCTCAAGCCGGTTTCCGAAGAGAACGTGACCATCGTCAACGCCGACCTGGTCGCGCAGCACCGCGGCCTGCGCATCACGGAGCGCAAGGACCCGCACGGAGCCGACGGCGGCAGCCAGGTGGCCGTGCGCGTCACGACCAGCACCGGGGCGACCGACGTGGCGGCGACGGTTGAGCACGGCGAGCCGCACATCGCCATGCTGGACGGCATGCACGTGGACGTGAGTCCGGCGTCACACAACCTGCTGATCCTCGACAACCAGGATATTCCCGGCATGATCGGCCGGGTCGGTACGCTGATGGGCGAGTTCGACATCAACATCGCCTCGATGCACGTGGGGCGCCACCGGGCGCGCGGCCGTGCGGTCATGGTTCTCCAACTCGACGAAGCACCGACCGAGGCACAGATCCGCCGGATCGAAAGCATTCCAAACGTCTTCTCCGCGCGGCTCGTGCGGCTGTAG
- the selA gene encoding L-seryl-tRNA(Sec) selenium transferase — translation MASPRDLPSVDRLLALPPLSGVPAGPLRTAAARQAVAEARAALLAGRPAPSPESLAGRGAELLERLRAPSLLAVINASGVILHTNLGRAPLSPSAIAAMQAVAAGYSNLEFDLAEGERGSRLSHLEQPLRAVTGAEAGIAVNNNASALLLMLSALCQGREVIVSRGQAVEIGGGFRIPDVLRQSGATLIEVGTTNRTYLRDFAEAVSERTAALLRVHSSNFRVIGFTAFPSIGELAQLARERGVLLLDDLGSGCLLDTRPFGLLPEPTVQASIAGGVDLAAFSGDKLLGGPQAGIIVGRQELVSQLRRHPLARALRMDKTSIAALAATLQHYLAGEALEQIPAWRMIAAPAAGIAARAATWGELCPLPCQVLPSRTMIGGGSLPEEGVATAVLAIDDASPQLLAARLRRQAPPIIARIEEGRLLLDPRTVLPEQDSAVADALARLSASAPATASS, via the coding sequence ATGGCCTCGCCGCGAGACCTGCCCTCGGTTGACCGATTGTTGGCCCTGCCGCCGCTGAGCGGCGTGCCCGCGGGACCGCTGCGCACGGCCGCGGCGCGGCAGGCCGTTGCCGAAGCCCGCGCCGCCCTGCTGGCCGGGCGTCCGGCGCCCTCACCCGAAAGCCTTGCCGGACGCGGCGCCGAGCTGCTCGAGCGGCTGCGCGCTCCGTCTTTGCTGGCAGTGATCAACGCCTCCGGCGTGATCCTGCACACCAATCTTGGCCGGGCGCCGCTCTCGCCGAGTGCGATCGCGGCCATGCAGGCGGTGGCGGCCGGCTACTCCAACCTGGAATTCGACCTGGCGGAAGGCGAACGTGGCAGCCGCCTCTCTCACCTGGAGCAGCCGCTGCGTGCGGTGACCGGCGCCGAGGCCGGCATCGCCGTCAATAACAACGCCTCGGCGCTGCTGCTGATGCTCAGCGCCCTCTGCCAGGGGCGCGAAGTGATCGTCAGCCGCGGCCAGGCCGTGGAGATCGGCGGCGGCTTCCGGATTCCCGACGTGCTGCGACAGAGCGGCGCGACGCTCATCGAGGTCGGCACGACGAATCGCACCTACCTGCGCGACTTTGCCGAGGCGGTCAGCGAGCGCACGGCCGCGCTGCTGCGCGTCCACTCCAGCAACTTCCGCGTGATCGGCTTCACCGCCTTCCCGTCGATTGGCGAGCTGGCACAGCTTGCGCGCGAACGCGGCGTGCTGCTGCTGGACGATCTGGGCAGCGGCTGCCTGCTCGACACCCGCCCATTCGGCCTGCTGCCCGAGCCGACCGTGCAGGCGAGCATCGCCGGGGGAGTCGATCTCGCGGCGTTCTCCGGCGACAAGTTGCTCGGCGGACCGCAGGCCGGCATCATCGTGGGACGGCAGGAGCTTGTGAGTCAGCTGCGCCGTCATCCCCTGGCCCGCGCCCTGCGCATGGACAAGACCAGCATCGCCGCGCTCGCCGCCACGTTGCAGCACTACCTCGCGGGCGAGGCCCTGGAGCAGATTCCGGCCTGGCGCATGATCGCCGCGCCCGCCGCGGGGATCGCGGCGCGCGCGGCGACCTGGGGCGAGCTCTGCCCCTTGCCGTGCCAGGTCCTGCCCTCGCGCACGATGATCGGCGGTGGCAGCCTACCTGAGGAAGGGGTTGCGACCGCGGTGCTCGCGATCGACGACGCCAGTCCGCAGCTCCTCGCCGCGCGATTGCGCCGTCAGGCGCCGCCCATCATCGCCCGCATCGAGGAGGGCCGGCTGTTGCTCGATCCGCGCACGGTGCTGCCGGAGCAGGACAGCGCCGTTGCCGACGCTCTCGCTCGCCTGAGCGCCTCAGCGCCAGCGACAGCATCCAGCTAG